A window of Candidatus Cetobacterium colombiensis contains these coding sequences:
- the aroE gene encoding shikimate dehydrogenase: MKKFGLLGKNINYTYSPILHNKIFEVYNIEGDYEIFNLENESQIYNFLKILKKEKTIGINVTIPYKTSILKYVDIISPEVLSIGAANCIKFENEKIIAYNTDYFGVLKTFEKMGLDLKNKKVIVLGSGGAAKATIKALLDSKAIVYLVSRNKIKAQKEFENIFFLSYEELVNSSGYLIINATPVGTFPDTDISPVSSEILQNFDFALDLIYNPEETQFLKYAKSKGKKVENGLYMLIAQGVKSEEIWNNLEFNYEKIYNDLIDIIHKK; encoded by the coding sequence ATGAAAAAATTTGGTCTTTTAGGAAAAAATATAAACTATACATATTCTCCCATATTGCATAATAAAATTTTTGAAGTATACAATATAGAAGGAGATTATGAAATATTCAATTTAGAAAATGAATCTCAAATTTATAATTTTTTAAAAATTTTAAAAAAAGAAAAAACTATTGGAATAAACGTTACCATTCCATATAAAACATCTATTCTTAAATATGTTGATATAATTTCACCAGAAGTTTTATCTATTGGTGCTGCTAATTGCATAAAATTTGAGAATGAAAAGATTATTGCCTATAATACTGATTATTTTGGAGTTCTTAAAACTTTCGAAAAAATGGGATTAGATTTAAAAAATAAAAAAGTTATTGTATTAGGAAGTGGCGGTGCTGCCAAAGCTACTATTAAAGCTCTTCTAGATTCTAAAGCAATTGTTTATTTAGTATCTCGAAATAAAATTAAAGCTCAAAAAGAATTTGAAAATATATTTTTTCTTTCTTATGAGGAGCTCGTAAATAGTTCTGGATATTTAATTATAAACGCTACTCCAGTAGGAACTTTTCCAGATACAGATATCTCTCCTGTTTCTAGCGAAATCTTGCAAAATTTTGACTTTGCTTTAGATCTAATATATAATCCAGAAGAAACACAATTTTTAAAGTATGCAAAAAGTAAAGGAAAAAAAGTTGAAAATGGTTTATATATGTTAATAGCTCAAGGAGTTAAATCTGAAGAAATTTGGAATAATCTAGAGTTCAACTATGAAAAAATTTACAATGATTTAATTGATATAATACATAAAAAATAA
- a CDS encoding Crp/Fnr family transcriptional regulator, with protein MLEIKELMTFKIFKNVKEEELKYLFENLKFEIKNFKKEDVLFFRNEKLDGLFLIIDGSLSAEMLKDNGEITKIENLLKGEMIASAFIFGDNNILPVDLIALEKGKIIYIDKKNLLKAFNLNEKILVNFLNEISNRTQFLSNRIWSHFNNKTIKEKVMDYILENKKEDKIVFKHSINELSERFGVSRPALSRVISEFVKNGILERNGKNKFILKK; from the coding sequence GTGTTAGAAATAAAAGAACTTATGACTTTTAAAATATTTAAGAATGTAAAGGAAGAGGAATTAAAATATTTGTTTGAAAATTTAAAATTTGAAATTAAGAATTTTAAAAAAGAGGATGTTTTATTTTTTAGAAATGAAAAACTTGACGGATTGTTTTTGATTATAGATGGAAGTTTAAGTGCAGAGATGTTAAAGGATAATGGAGAGATAACAAAAATAGAGAATTTATTAAAAGGAGAAATGATAGCGTCAGCTTTTATTTTTGGAGATAATAATATTTTACCTGTTGATTTAATAGCTCTAGAAAAAGGGAAAATTATATATATTGATAAAAAAAATTTATTGAAAGCTTTTAATTTAAATGAAAAAATTTTAGTAAATTTTTTAAATGAAATTTCTAATAGAACACAATTCTTATCAAATAGAATTTGGTCACATTTTAATAATAAAACAATAAAAGAAAAAGTTATGGATTATATTTTAGAAAATAAAAAAGAAGATAAAATAGTATTTAAGCATTCAATAAATGAATTAAGTGAAAGATTTGGTGTGAGTAGACCAGCTTTATCTAGAGTGATAAGTGAATTTGTAAAAAATGGAATTTTAGAAAGAAATGGAAAAAATAAATTTATTTTAAAAAAATAA